The Passer domesticus isolate bPasDom1 chromosome 31, bPasDom1.hap1, whole genome shotgun sequence genome has a window encoding:
- the PRKAG1 gene encoding 5'-AMP-activated protein kinase subunit gamma-1 isoform X3, with amino-acid sequence MEDPGPEPDPGPGPGPAAQSPAELSPPGLEGLGVPPDAATPGDPHRGAYTAFMKSHRCYDLIPTSSKLVVFDTSLQVKKAFFALVTNGVRAAPLWDSKKQSFVGMLTITDFINILHRYYKSPMVQIYELEEHKIETWREVYLQDSFKPLVCISPSASLFDAVSSLIRNKIHRLPVIDPDSGNTLYILTHKRILKFLKLFISEVPKPEFMARTLEELQIGTYRNIAVVGTSTPIYVALGIFVQHRVSALPVVDDSGRVVDIYSKFDVINLAAEKTYNNLDVTVTRALQHRSHYFEGVLKCYKHETLETIINRLVEAEVHRLVVVDESDVVKGIVSLSDILQALVLPQGP; translated from the exons ATGGAG GACCCCGGCCCCGAGCctgaccccggccccggcccgggcccggccgccCAGAGCCCGGCGGAGCTGAGCCCCCCGGGGCTGGAAG GTCTTGGGGTGCCCCCTGACGCTGCCACCCCAGGGGACCCTCACCGCGGTGCCTACACCGCCTTCATGAAATCCCATCGCTGCTACGACCTGATCCCCACCAGCTCCAAACTGGTCGTCTTCGacacatccctgcag GTGAAGAAGGCGTTCTTCGCGCTGGTCACCAACGGTGTGCGGGCAGCGCCGCTCTGGGACAGCAAAAAGCAAAGTTTTGTAG GAATGCTGACCATCACCGACTTCATCAACATCCTGCACCGCTACTACAAATCCCCCATG gTGCAGATCTATGAGCTGGAGGAACATAAAATAGAGACGTGGAGAG AGGTTTATCTGCAAGACTCCTTCAAGCCACTGGTCTGCATTTCCCCCAGCGCCAG CCTGTTTGACGCCGTCTCCTCCCTGATCCGGAACAAGATCCATCGCCTGCCCGTCATCGACCCCGACTCGGGGAACACGCTCTACATCCTCACCCACAAACGCATCCTCAAGTTCCTCAAGCTCTTT ATCTCAGAGGTGCCCAAGCCTGAGTTCATGGCACGGACGTTGGAGGAGCTGCAGATTGGCACCTACAGGAACATCGCCGTGGTTGGCACCAGCACCCCCATCTACGTGGCCCTGGGCATCTTCGTGCAGCACCGCGTCTCCGCGCTGCCCGTGGTCGATGACTCAG ggcGCGTGGTGGACATCTACTCCAAATTCGATGTTATT aaCCTGGCAGCTGAGAAGACCTACAACAACCTGGACGTGACGGTGACGCGGGCGCTGCAGCACCGCTCCCACTACTTCGAGGGGGTCCTCAAGTGTTACAAGCACGAGACGCTGGAAACCATCATCAACCGCCTGGTCGAGGCTGAG GTCCACCGGCTGGTGGTGGTGGATGAGAGCGATGTGGTTAAAGGGATCGTCTCCCTCTCGGACATCCTGCAAGCCCTGGTCCTCCCCCAGGGCCCCTGA
- the PRKAG1 gene encoding 5'-AMP-activated protein kinase subunit gamma-1 isoform X1 — protein sequence MEDPGPEPDPGPGPGPAAQSPAELSPPGLEGLGVPPDAATPGDPHRGAYTAFMKSHRCYDLIPTSSKLVVFDTSLQVKKAFFALVTNGVRAAPLWDSKKQSFVGEPGLRGSLGAEGGWQDPPHPACPPGMLTITDFINILHRYYKSPMVQIYELEEHKIETWREVYLQDSFKPLVCISPSASLFDAVSSLIRNKIHRLPVIDPDSGNTLYILTHKRILKFLKLFISEVPKPEFMARTLEELQIGTYRNIAVVGTSTPIYVALGIFVQHRVSALPVVDDSGRVVDIYSKFDVINLAAEKTYNNLDVTVTRALQHRSHYFEGVLKCYKHETLETIINRLVEAEVHRLVVVDESDVVKGIVSLSDILQALVLPQGP from the exons ATGGAG GACCCCGGCCCCGAGCctgaccccggccccggcccgggcccggccgccCAGAGCCCGGCGGAGCTGAGCCCCCCGGGGCTGGAAG GTCTTGGGGTGCCCCCTGACGCTGCCACCCCAGGGGACCCTCACCGCGGTGCCTACACCGCCTTCATGAAATCCCATCGCTGCTACGACCTGATCCCCACCAGCTCCAAACTGGTCGTCTTCGacacatccctgcag GTGAAGAAGGCGTTCTTCGCGCTGGTCACCAACGGTGTGCGGGCAGCGCCGCTCTGGGACAGCAAAAAGCAAAGTTTTGTAGGTGAGCCAGGGCTCCGGGGGTCTCTGGGGGCTGAGGGGGGCTGGCAGGACCCTCCTCACCCTGCGTGCCCCCCAGGAATGCTGACCATCACCGACTTCATCAACATCCTGCACCGCTACTACAAATCCCCCATG gTGCAGATCTATGAGCTGGAGGAACATAAAATAGAGACGTGGAGAG AGGTTTATCTGCAAGACTCCTTCAAGCCACTGGTCTGCATTTCCCCCAGCGCCAG CCTGTTTGACGCCGTCTCCTCCCTGATCCGGAACAAGATCCATCGCCTGCCCGTCATCGACCCCGACTCGGGGAACACGCTCTACATCCTCACCCACAAACGCATCCTCAAGTTCCTCAAGCTCTTT ATCTCAGAGGTGCCCAAGCCTGAGTTCATGGCACGGACGTTGGAGGAGCTGCAGATTGGCACCTACAGGAACATCGCCGTGGTTGGCACCAGCACCCCCATCTACGTGGCCCTGGGCATCTTCGTGCAGCACCGCGTCTCCGCGCTGCCCGTGGTCGATGACTCAG ggcGCGTGGTGGACATCTACTCCAAATTCGATGTTATT aaCCTGGCAGCTGAGAAGACCTACAACAACCTGGACGTGACGGTGACGCGGGCGCTGCAGCACCGCTCCCACTACTTCGAGGGGGTCCTCAAGTGTTACAAGCACGAGACGCTGGAAACCATCATCAACCGCCTGGTCGAGGCTGAG GTCCACCGGCTGGTGGTGGTGGATGAGAGCGATGTGGTTAAAGGGATCGTCTCCCTCTCGGACATCCTGCAAGCCCTGGTCCTCCCCCAGGGCCCCTGA
- the PRKAG1 gene encoding 5'-AMP-activated protein kinase subunit gamma-1 isoform X2 — MEDPGPEPDPGPGPGPAAQSPAELSPPGLEGDPHRGAYTAFMKSHRCYDLIPTSSKLVVFDTSLQVKKAFFALVTNGVRAAPLWDSKKQSFVGEPGLRGSLGAEGGWQDPPHPACPPGMLTITDFINILHRYYKSPMVQIYELEEHKIETWREVYLQDSFKPLVCISPSASLFDAVSSLIRNKIHRLPVIDPDSGNTLYILTHKRILKFLKLFISEVPKPEFMARTLEELQIGTYRNIAVVGTSTPIYVALGIFVQHRVSALPVVDDSGRVVDIYSKFDVINLAAEKTYNNLDVTVTRALQHRSHYFEGVLKCYKHETLETIINRLVEAEVHRLVVVDESDVVKGIVSLSDILQALVLPQGP; from the exons ATGGAG GACCCCGGCCCCGAGCctgaccccggccccggcccgggcccggccgccCAGAGCCCGGCGGAGCTGAGCCCCCCGGGGCTGGAAG GGGACCCTCACCGCGGTGCCTACACCGCCTTCATGAAATCCCATCGCTGCTACGACCTGATCCCCACCAGCTCCAAACTGGTCGTCTTCGacacatccctgcag GTGAAGAAGGCGTTCTTCGCGCTGGTCACCAACGGTGTGCGGGCAGCGCCGCTCTGGGACAGCAAAAAGCAAAGTTTTGTAGGTGAGCCAGGGCTCCGGGGGTCTCTGGGGGCTGAGGGGGGCTGGCAGGACCCTCCTCACCCTGCGTGCCCCCCAGGAATGCTGACCATCACCGACTTCATCAACATCCTGCACCGCTACTACAAATCCCCCATG gTGCAGATCTATGAGCTGGAGGAACATAAAATAGAGACGTGGAGAG AGGTTTATCTGCAAGACTCCTTCAAGCCACTGGTCTGCATTTCCCCCAGCGCCAG CCTGTTTGACGCCGTCTCCTCCCTGATCCGGAACAAGATCCATCGCCTGCCCGTCATCGACCCCGACTCGGGGAACACGCTCTACATCCTCACCCACAAACGCATCCTCAAGTTCCTCAAGCTCTTT ATCTCAGAGGTGCCCAAGCCTGAGTTCATGGCACGGACGTTGGAGGAGCTGCAGATTGGCACCTACAGGAACATCGCCGTGGTTGGCACCAGCACCCCCATCTACGTGGCCCTGGGCATCTTCGTGCAGCACCGCGTCTCCGCGCTGCCCGTGGTCGATGACTCAG ggcGCGTGGTGGACATCTACTCCAAATTCGATGTTATT aaCCTGGCAGCTGAGAAGACCTACAACAACCTGGACGTGACGGTGACGCGGGCGCTGCAGCACCGCTCCCACTACTTCGAGGGGGTCCTCAAGTGTTACAAGCACGAGACGCTGGAAACCATCATCAACCGCCTGGTCGAGGCTGAG GTCCACCGGCTGGTGGTGGTGGATGAGAGCGATGTGGTTAAAGGGATCGTCTCCCTCTCGGACATCCTGCAAGCCCTGGTCCTCCCCCAGGGCCCCTGA
- the PRKAG1 gene encoding 5'-AMP-activated protein kinase subunit gamma-1 isoform X4: protein MEDPGPEPDPGPGPGPAAQSPAELSPPGLEGDPHRGAYTAFMKSHRCYDLIPTSSKLVVFDTSLQVKKAFFALVTNGVRAAPLWDSKKQSFVGMLTITDFINILHRYYKSPMVQIYELEEHKIETWREVYLQDSFKPLVCISPSASLFDAVSSLIRNKIHRLPVIDPDSGNTLYILTHKRILKFLKLFISEVPKPEFMARTLEELQIGTYRNIAVVGTSTPIYVALGIFVQHRVSALPVVDDSGRVVDIYSKFDVINLAAEKTYNNLDVTVTRALQHRSHYFEGVLKCYKHETLETIINRLVEAEVHRLVVVDESDVVKGIVSLSDILQALVLPQGP from the exons ATGGAG GACCCCGGCCCCGAGCctgaccccggccccggcccgggcccggccgccCAGAGCCCGGCGGAGCTGAGCCCCCCGGGGCTGGAAG GGGACCCTCACCGCGGTGCCTACACCGCCTTCATGAAATCCCATCGCTGCTACGACCTGATCCCCACCAGCTCCAAACTGGTCGTCTTCGacacatccctgcag GTGAAGAAGGCGTTCTTCGCGCTGGTCACCAACGGTGTGCGGGCAGCGCCGCTCTGGGACAGCAAAAAGCAAAGTTTTGTAG GAATGCTGACCATCACCGACTTCATCAACATCCTGCACCGCTACTACAAATCCCCCATG gTGCAGATCTATGAGCTGGAGGAACATAAAATAGAGACGTGGAGAG AGGTTTATCTGCAAGACTCCTTCAAGCCACTGGTCTGCATTTCCCCCAGCGCCAG CCTGTTTGACGCCGTCTCCTCCCTGATCCGGAACAAGATCCATCGCCTGCCCGTCATCGACCCCGACTCGGGGAACACGCTCTACATCCTCACCCACAAACGCATCCTCAAGTTCCTCAAGCTCTTT ATCTCAGAGGTGCCCAAGCCTGAGTTCATGGCACGGACGTTGGAGGAGCTGCAGATTGGCACCTACAGGAACATCGCCGTGGTTGGCACCAGCACCCCCATCTACGTGGCCCTGGGCATCTTCGTGCAGCACCGCGTCTCCGCGCTGCCCGTGGTCGATGACTCAG ggcGCGTGGTGGACATCTACTCCAAATTCGATGTTATT aaCCTGGCAGCTGAGAAGACCTACAACAACCTGGACGTGACGGTGACGCGGGCGCTGCAGCACCGCTCCCACTACTTCGAGGGGGTCCTCAAGTGTTACAAGCACGAGACGCTGGAAACCATCATCAACCGCCTGGTCGAGGCTGAG GTCCACCGGCTGGTGGTGGTGGATGAGAGCGATGTGGTTAAAGGGATCGTCTCCCTCTCGGACATCCTGCAAGCCCTGGTCCTCCCCCAGGGCCCCTGA